Sequence from the Planctomycetia bacterium genome:
CGGCCGAACTCGATCCGCTCGTAGAGCCCGAACTTTTGCGCATAGGCTTTGAGATAGTCCCACACTTGGCGATGGTGGGGATACTCGGGATAGTCGGCCGGCATTGGAAAGTCGACGTACTCGGTGAGCCGCTTCGACGAGATGGTATGCGTCGAGGCATAAACGCTGCTCTGCGGCCGGCCGTAATACCAGTTGCCGCCGACGTCGTCTTCGCGCTCGAGGCAATCGAACGGAATCCCCGCCTCGACGAACGCCTTCGCAGCCGCCAACCCGGAAGAACCAGCCCCGACGATACAAAACTTTTCCAAAGCGCGCCTAACCACAACGTTTCCACGGACCGTTCAATAACCCCGGATGAATATCCGGGGAAGACACGCTACAACCACTCGGCCAACAACCCTCGTTCGGTCAACCGTTTCCTAAGCCGACTCAAGCGCACGCGTAACACATCCGGATCGGCATCGAGGGCCCTTGCCGCTTCGGCCGTCGAGTGTCCTTCCAGGCGGAGTTGCAGGAGCTTCTTATCCGCGGGGTCGCACTCTTGCATGATTCGTTCGATCGCGTCGCGCAGTTCGGCGTCGGCCGTTGGGTCGGGTTCTCCTTCGCGGTTGACCATCACATGCTCTTCGTCTTCGCGCGAGCCGGTGAGGTTGTTGTTCAGCTCGGTGCGGCGCTTGAGCCGTTTCCAAACCTGCGCCACTTTGCGACGAATGATCTCGGCCGACAGCGCTACGAGCTCTTGCGGGCCGGCGATGTGGAACTTCTCGCCGCGCAGACCTTTCAGCAGCGTGATGTAAACCGACTGCACGAGATCGACCGAGTCGAGATGCGGACGGAGCAGGGGGCCGAGTCGCATCGTCGCCGCCCGGCGAATCTCGGGCTCATACTCCTTCACGATCGCGGCGAGCGCCGTCTCGTCGGCATCGCGCAAGCGGAGCCAGAAGTCGGTCGATTCCTTACGCGGTTCGGGTGCAGACGTGGGCATGCGTCGCTCAGGTTGCGGAAGAGGTGCCATGCCGCTCCGGCATCGCGATTCTCCCGCATATCATAACATTCGGGGGCGTGCTAACATACATAATAGAACGGCGTGAAGGAGCCAGCCGCCGATCTTCATCGCCCCTCTTGCGGTCGACGCCGGCCTTTTTCATGTCGCAAACTCCGCTTTCCGCCGTCGGCACTACGAGCACGCTGCGCGAGGCGTGCGCCGATCTGATACGTCGCCTGCGCACCGGCGACGAAGCGCGAGTCGAGCATTATTTCGATGCATTCCCTGCGCTCGCGGCCGATCCCGACGCCGCGCTCGAACTGATTTACACCGAATATGCCACGCGCGAAGAACTCGGGCGGAGTCCGCAAGACGCCGACTACTTGCGCCGCTTCCCGCAATGGTCTGCGGCGCTCGAGCGGCAGTTCGATATCCATCGCTTGCTGGCGAGCGACGAACCGCTCGGCGCAACCGGCGCTCGCCCGCTCGACGATGCTGCAGCGGCGACGAAAGGTCCGGAGCGCTGCGGAGCTTATGAGATCGTGCGGGCGCTCGGTCGGGGCGGCATGGGAACCGTGTATCTCGCCACGCATGTCGAGCTCGGCCGGCTGGCGGCGGTGAAGATCTTGCACGGCGCCGGTTCGACCGGCGCCGCGCTCGCCGAACGCTTTCGCACCGAAGTGCGTTCGGCTGCGGCGCTCGGGCACCCGCAGATCGTGCAGCTTTACGAACTCGGCGAAACGCCCGACGGCCGGCTCTTCGCGGCGTTCGAGTATGTCGAAGGGGGCTCGCTGGTCGCAGCGCTCGGCGGTCGGCCTCGGCCGGCGCGCGAAGCCGCGGAGCTGATCCGCTTGCTCGCCGCGGCGCTCGATTGCGCGCATCGCGCCGGCATCGTCCATTGCGATCTCACGCCGGCCAACATCCTGCTCGCGCGCGACGGCACGCCGAAGATCGCCGACTTCGGCCTCGCGCGGTTGCCCCGCTCGGCCGCTGCGCTCGACGAAAAACCTAAGGCGGCGACGACTCTCGCCGAGCACGACTTCGCGCACGATGCCGACTACGAAGCGTTGTCGTCCGTCGCGCTTGCGGGGACGCCCGGCTATTTGGCGCCGGAGCGGATCGAGCAGCCCGGTATCGCCACGCCTGCCGCCGACATCTACGGCCTCGGCGCGATCTTCTACGAGTTGCTCACGGGCCGGCCGCCGCATGTCGGAGCGACTCCGCTCGAAACCTTGCGTCAGGCGCGCGACTACGATCCTCCCTCGCCGCGCGAGCTGGTGCCGAACTTGCCGCGCGATTCGGCGACGATCTGTCTGAAATGCTTGGAGCGCGATCCCGCCCGCCGGTATCGCGACGCGGCCGGACTGGCCGAAGATCTGCGAAGGTTCCTCGCCGGCGAGCCGATCCTGGCCCGACCGGTCGGCTCGCTCGAACGGGCTTGGAAATGGGCCGGGCGCCATCAAGGTTGGGCCACGGCGATCGTAGCGACGACCGCCGCGCTGGCGATCCTCGCCGTCGGCGGCACGCGCTACAACGTCCGCTTGCGCGAGGCACTGAATCGGACCGAGACGCAAGAGCAACAAATCCGCGGACAAGCGGAGCAACTTGCCGATCGTCTCGATAGCCTGAATCGCAGCGTCTACACGATGCAGTTGAATCAAGCCGAGGCGCTCGTCGAGCGTGCGCCGCACCAATCGTTGCAACTCTTGCGCGACGAAGCACGTTGCCCACCGGAGCTGCGCGACTTCGCCTGGGGCATGCTCGTCCGAAGGGCGTCGCAAGAACGACGGACCCTTTTAGGGCATGCCGCGCCGGTCTGGTGCGTGGCGGAAAGAGGCGACGGAAAACTCGTGACCGCGGCGCTCGACGACACGGTCCGCGTTTGGAGCGCTGCGGACGGAGCGACGGCGAACGGGATGCCGAGCGTCGTGCCCGTCACGACGGCCGGCGCCACGCTCTTGGCGCTGTCGCCCGACGGCTCTCGGCTCGCGGCCGCTTACGACGATCGTTCGCTGCGGGTGTGGAACTTCGCCGCGCTCGCGACGCCGCGCGATCTCGTCGGCCATGCGGAAGCGGCGGTCGCGCTGGTGTTCTTCGCCGATGGTCGCTGGCTGGCGAGCGCCGCCGACGACGGCACGCTGCGCATCTGGGACCCGGCTGGCAACGCCATCGCCGAGTGGTCGGTCGCCGGAGCAGGGGAGATTCTCTCGCTCGCCGCCTCGCCCGACGACAAGACGCTCGCCGTCGGCTTGAGCGACGGTCGGATCAAGCTCATCGATTCAATCGATCTCGGCGGGAGTGCCGCGAGGTCCGTGGCTTTGAGCCGCGATGGTCGCCGGCTCGCCTACGCGACGAACGAGCAGGTGCTGACGGTCCTCGATTTGGAAAGCGGCAACGCGACCGCCGAGTACCGCGGACACACTGAACGGATCGGCGCACTCCGGTTCACGGACGACGGCAAAGCGATCGTCTCAGCAGCCGACGATCGAACCGTGAAGCTTTGGGATGTGCCGGGCGAACGCGTGCCGAGGCTCGTCGACGGCGACGATTTGAAGACATTGACCGTGACATTTTCTCACGACGGCAAATTCACGGCGGTCGCCGGTTATGAAGGGGTGATCCGCGTCTCCGGTTTCGACGATGAACTCGCGGGACGCAAGCCGAAGTTGCTCGTCGGCCATGCCGCGGCGGTGCGCGCGCTTTGTTTTCTGCCGGAGGATCGGCAGTTGCTTTCGTGTGGTGAAGACAACACGATTCGCCTGTGGGATCTGGCGACCGCGAAGACGGTGCGCGTGTGGCAACAGCCGGCTTGGGTCATGGACATCGCGCTCGCGCGCGACGGCCGGCGCTGTTACACGGCCGATGCCGACGGCAAAGTCCGGTCGTTCGCGCCGGCCGACGCTGCCACCGGGGCGACGACGACCCAACTCGACTTCCAGGCCCATGCGGCGTCGATCAACGCGCTGGCGCTATCGCAGAACTCGTCGCCGCTGCTCGCTACCGCCTCGCGCGACGGCACGGTGAAGCTGTGGGACGCCGCGACCGGCGCTCCGCGGGCCACGCTCTCGGGCCATGAGCGCCATGTTCTGGCCCTCGACTTCTCACCCGACGGAAAAACGCTCGCAGCCGGCGACGATGCCGGTTGCCTGATCCTGTGGGACGTCGCCACCGCGCGACCGAGGCACACTCTGCGCGGGCACGCTCAGGGGATCTACGACGTCGCGTTCAGTCCCGACGGTCGAGTCGTGGCGTCGGCTTCCGGAGGGCGGTGGGTGCAGGCCGGCGGCGAGGTGAAATTGTGGGACGTCGTCGGGGGCCAAGTGCATGCCACGCTCGACGGATATGCGTCGCCGCTGGCTTTCCGAGCCGACGGCCTGATGCTGGCTGCCGGGTTCGAGCCCCGCCGCAAAATCGGCCTCTGGTCTGCCGTTCCCTATGAAAAACGGCCGGTTTCCCCTGCCAAGTGAGTCGCGAAATAATGTCGTCGGGAAGCCGTTCGAGACGATAAAACCGGTAGAAAGTTCGGCTTCCGTCCGTTTAACGATCGAGGGTGCTCGCCCGGAAGACGGGCCGTGGTCGCCCCCCTCGCTGATCCCGCATTTGACTGATGGGATATACTTAAACTTCCGGGAGGTCGGTTTTCGTTTGATTCCGCAACCGATCGGCTCGGATATCATCACGGTTGTTTGCTGACACGGACTCAGTCCAACACACACGGTTCATCACTCTCAGTACCGCCTCGTGCTCATCGCTTCGCCCTACGAACCGCCGCAGACCGCGGAGCCCGTCCTCACGGCGCTCTTAGTCGCGGAACCGGTGTACGACGAGCCGGTGATCGCTGGGCCCGCCATCGCTGGGCCTGCCGTTGCCGAGCGAGCCGCGGGTGCGGGCACACCTGCCGTGCCGCTCGTGCTGCTCACCGACGGGCTCTGGCACATCCGGCGTGCGCTCATCTCGAGCTTCTTGTCGACGATCGTTCACTTGGGTGTTTTGGTGGCGCTCGGCAACGTCTTCTTGCGCGCTCCGGAGCTGCCGAAGCAGCAACCGCAACTCGAGTTCACCATCGCTACGATTCAAGCGAAGATCGAGACGCCGAAGATCATCGCGGTGAACATCAAGCCGATCGCTTCGGTCGCCAGCAAGATGAAGGCGGCGGGGAGCAGCAGCGGCTCGGATGGCTCCGGCGGAGGAGCCGGTGGAGGAAAAGTCGGCGGCTTGCAAATCACGCCGCTCAAGGTCAACGCCGTCGAGAAGATGGCGACCGGCGGATCGGGCATGGGAATCGAACGAGCCTACGGCGAGAGCATGCTCGGCGAAGTCGGCGAATGGAAGGACGCGAAAGCAACGTTCTTCGGCGTCGAAGCCAAGGGACGCAGCTTCGTCTTCGTCGTCGATACGTCGGGCAGCATGTCGACGAACGATCGCTATATGCGCTGCCGAGCGGAATTGCTCCGTTCGATCGGCGCGTTGAAGCCGAATCAAAAATACTTCGTTACGTTCTTCAATCACACGACGTTCGCGATGCCCGAGCGGCATCTCGTGGAAGCGAAGCCGGAGCAGATCACGAAGACGCAGGAGTGGTGTAAGCTCGCGATTCCGGCCGGCGGAACCGAGCCTTGGGACGGCCTCGCGATGGCGCTGCGAATGAAGCCCGACGCGATCTATCTGCTGACCGACGGCGACTTCGATCCGGCCGTGTATGACAAAATGGCGCTCGCGCAGCCGAAGACGAAGAAGATTCCGGTCCACACGATCGGCTTCGAGAGCCTCAACGGCGGACGACTGCTCGAAGCGATTGCGCGTCTAACGGGTGGTAACTACCTTTACGTCCCGTAGTCGCGCATTCTTGATCGTGCAGTGCAACATCGTGCAGTTCGGCGATCGTCGAAGCGCCGCGATTCGGCCTCCGGCGCGCGTTCTTAGGGTCGGGTAAAGCCCGACGGCCCCCCGAAGTTGTTGA
This genomic interval carries:
- a CDS encoding sigma-70 family RNA polymerase sigma factor, which translates into the protein MPTSAPEPRKESTDFWLRLRDADETALAAIVKEYEPEIRRAATMRLGPLLRPHLDSVDLVQSVYITLLKGLRGEKFHIAGPQELVALSAEIIRRKVAQVWKRLKRRTELNNNLTGSREDEEHVMVNREGEPDPTADAELRDAIERIMQECDPADKKLLQLRLEGHSTAEAARALDADPDVLRVRLSRLRKRLTERGLLAEWL
- a CDS encoding protein kinase; the protein is MSQTPLSAVGTTSTLREACADLIRRLRTGDEARVEHYFDAFPALAADPDAALELIYTEYATREELGRSPQDADYLRRFPQWSAALERQFDIHRLLASDEPLGATGARPLDDAAAATKGPERCGAYEIVRALGRGGMGTVYLATHVELGRLAAVKILHGAGSTGAALAERFRTEVRSAAALGHPQIVQLYELGETPDGRLFAAFEYVEGGSLVAALGGRPRPAREAAELIRLLAAALDCAHRAGIVHCDLTPANILLARDGTPKIADFGLARLPRSAAALDEKPKAATTLAEHDFAHDADYEALSSVALAGTPGYLAPERIEQPGIATPAADIYGLGAIFYELLTGRPPHVGATPLETLRQARDYDPPSPRELVPNLPRDSATICLKCLERDPARRYRDAAGLAEDLRRFLAGEPILARPVGSLERAWKWAGRHQGWATAIVATTAALAILAVGGTRYNVRLREALNRTETQEQQIRGQAEQLADRLDSLNRSVYTMQLNQAEALVERAPHQSLQLLRDEARCPPELRDFAWGMLVRRASQERRTLLGHAAPVWCVAERGDGKLVTAALDDTVRVWSAADGATANGMPSVVPVTTAGATLLALSPDGSRLAAAYDDRSLRVWNFAALATPRDLVGHAEAAVALVFFADGRWLASAADDGTLRIWDPAGNAIAEWSVAGAGEILSLAASPDDKTLAVGLSDGRIKLIDSIDLGGSAARSVALSRDGRRLAYATNEQVLTVLDLESGNATAEYRGHTERIGALRFTDDGKAIVSAADDRTVKLWDVPGERVPRLVDGDDLKTLTVTFSHDGKFTAVAGYEGVIRVSGFDDELAGRKPKLLVGHAAAVRALCFLPEDRQLLSCGEDNTIRLWDLATAKTVRVWQQPAWVMDIALARDGRRCYTADADGKVRSFAPADAATGATTTQLDFQAHAASINALALSQNSSPLLATASRDGTVKLWDAATGAPRATLSGHERHVLALDFSPDGKTLAAGDDAGCLILWDVATARPRHTLRGHAQGIYDVAFSPDGRVVASASGGRWVQAGGEVKLWDVVGGQVHATLDGYASPLAFRADGLMLAAGFEPRRKIGLWSAVPYEKRPVSPAK